A region of the Nitrospirota bacterium genome:
CCATCCAGAAACCGATGCATGAGGCCCAAAGCTTTCCTCATCCAAGGCCTGTTGCTGCCCACCCATCGCTCCGCTAACTCGAGCAGTTCCCCCCGATAACACGCTGCAGCCAGCAGTCCAGCGACAACTACCGCAACAAGCATCAAGACGGCAAGCCCGGACTTCTTGAGCAGGTTTGCAGCCCCTCCATCCAGACTAGGCATGGCTGCCAATCCCAGGCCGAATAGCGTTAGTGCGGCGATCACGTCAAACAGCCGCTCAACGACGATGCTAGCCAGGGCAGCAGGCATGGACGTCTGTTCCCGCCGTGTTAGCACCCAAGCCCTGATTACTTCACCGAGCCTGACCGGGAAGAGGCTGTTTGCCATAAATCCGATAAAGGTCGCCGACAGGAGCGATCGCGCGCCAACAGGAGTGGCCACTGCCAGGAGGAATCGCCAGCGTACCGCACGGACGACCAGACTGAGAAGTGAGGCAAGGACACTCAACATGACCCAGGCCACACCAACCCGACTGATCGCGCTGACCATTGAGGACAGATCCACTTGTCGAAATGCGTACCAAAAACAGACGACGCTGATGAGGCTTCCGACGAGGAGGCTGGCGATCTTACTTTTGATCACAGACGCCCGATGATCGAGTCCACGATGCAGTGACAGAGGGCAAGGTGAGTGATCTCGACAAACCCATAGGATGACGAGGGGGCGTAGAAATTCAGGTGTCCAATAGAGCGGAGTGGATTTTCCGGCTTGAATCCTGACATGGTTATTAGATTGCACCCCTTGGCGAGTCCAGCCTTACCTCCTTTTAGAATGTTTTCCGACCCACCTGAACTGCTGATCGCGATCAGCACGTCTCCCGAATCTGCGAACATCTCGATCGGTTTCTCGAAAACTTGCGGATAGCCATAGTCATTGCTGATGCATGTGAGGAGCGAGCTATCATTGAATGCGATCGCGCGCATACCTCCGTTCTTCCAGTAATCCACCGCCTGATGCGAGGCAATGGCGGCGCTCCCCCCATTGCCAATGAAAATAACCTTACCTCCGGCTCTAGTAGAGTTTACGATGATTGCGATTGCTTTTTCGATTCCCGCAGCCAGAGCCAGTGAACGGCCGTCCTCGCCTGTTGCTTCAACACACCGAAGCACCTGAGCCAGTTCGTCGAAATAGCCGACGGGATTCATTGTCGCTTCCTTCCCTCCAGTTCTCGCCGCCTTACTTCAGCAGCGCCGTGATGAACTTGTAGAGTGGCACAGGTTCTACGGCCGAACGGTTGCCGACGATTCTGACCGCCAACGCACCCACCGCGTTGCCAATGAACGCTACCAAGTCCATCGGTAGCCCCGCTGCCACGCAGGGTGCCGCGACCGACAGGTAGGCGTCGCCCGCGCCCACTCGGTCCACGACTTTG
Encoded here:
- a CDS encoding lysylphosphatidylglycerol synthase transmembrane domain-containing protein; translation: MIKSKIASLLVGSLISVVCFWYAFRQVDLSSMVSAISRVGVAWVMLSVLASLLSLVVRAVRWRFLLAVATPVGARSLLSATFIGFMANSLFPVRLGEVIRAWVLTRREQTSMPAALASIVVERLFDVIAALTLFGLGLAAMPSLDGGAANLLKKSGLAVLMLVAVVVAGLLAAACYRGELLELAERWVGSNRPWMRKALGLMHRFLDGLCALRSGWQGLAVFALSFLVWGVAIAAFYVMAEGFHLGLTPVQVTLVFVIVLFGVAVPSAPGFVGTFHGFCVAALVMVAGTEPTLAAAYATLLHGSQWIAVTVVGLTFYLMDPSMTWSSMSTSASRGEGA
- a CDS encoding SIS domain-containing protein, coding for MNPVGYFDELAQVLRCVEATGEDGRSLALAAGIEKAIAIIVNSTRAGGKVIFIGNGGSAAIASHQAVDYWKNGGMRAIAFNDSSLLTCISNDYGYPQVFEKPIEMFADSGDVLIAISSSGGSENILKGGKAGLAKGCNLITMSGFKPENPLRSIGHLNFYAPSSSYGFVEITHLALCHCIVDSIIGRL